The following coding sequences are from one Panicum hallii strain FIL2 chromosome 5, PHallii_v3.1, whole genome shotgun sequence window:
- the LOC112893890 gene encoding TPR repeat-containing thioredoxin TTL1-like, whose amino-acid sequence MSEADRVRLRAAALALQDDGVRDKPDAKANVFADLGSPVSPLRPRASVATSSSSSSGSAKSPVPSNAGMAGGRRHSGELVADCNPPRMTGHRRCGSGPLIFSGGSSGGSGGGGGDRGSTASSPMLNALPTGNICPSGRIPAAAAAPPPPRSRPDVLGSGTGHYGHGSIMRGAGMAPARSSIDSPSSLGHSSRSPSSSPASGGSLQEVTRLGNEWYKKGKYAEALRHYERAVSLCPESAACRGNRAAALIGLGRLADALHECEEAVRLDPASGRAHSRLAGVCLRLGMIDKARRNFTQAGHLQQSDPAEWQKLQEVEMHLGRSTDARKIGDWKSALREADAAIAAGADSSQLLLALRSEALLRLHKLEEAELTLASLLKLDVALPLSLTAVKLSGMLAESYVHIVRAQVDMALGRFEAAVAAAEKARDLDPGNAEVGMILNNVRLVAKARTQGNDLFKAAKFSDASIAYGEGLKYDPLNSVLHCNRAACWSKLEKWERAVDDCNEALRIQPNYTKALLRRAASYAKLERWADCVRDYEVLRKELPSDKEVAEALFHAQIALKATRGEDVSNMKFGGEVEIVTNVEQLRAAIGSPGVSVVYFMSAMNQQCTRITPSVNTLCTECPSVNFLKVNVDSSPLVAKAENVRIVPTFKIYKDGVKVKEMICPTLHVLSYTVRHYSVSSS is encoded by the exons ATGTCGGAGGCCGACCGGGTACGCCTccgcgcggcggcgctggcgctgcAGGACGATGGGGTAAGGGACAAGCCGGACGCCAAGGCTAACGTCTTCGCGGATCTTGGCTCGCCGGTGTCGCCGCTGCGGCCGCGGGCAAGCGTGGCGACTtcgtcgtcctcgtcgtccGGGTCGGCCAAGTCACCGGTGCCGTCGAATGCTGGGATGGCTGGCGGGAGGAGGCACTCCGGCGAGCTAGTGGCGGATTGCAATCCGCCGCGGATGACGGGGCACCGGCGGTGCGGATCTGGGCCGTTGATATTCtccggcggcagcagcggggggagcggcggcggcggcggagaccgTGGGAGCACGGCGAGCTCGCCGATGCTGAATGCGCTCCCCACCGGGAACATCTGCCCGTCCGGGCGcatcccggcggcggcggccgcgccgcctccgccgcgctccCGCCCGGACGTGCTCGGATCCGGCACGGGCCACTACGGCCATGGGAGCATCATGCGCGGCGCGGGCATGGCCCCCGCCAGGAGCAGCATTGACTCCCCGTCGTCCCTCGGACACTCCTCGAGGTCGCcgtcgagctcaccggcaagcGGCGGGAGCCTTCAGGAGGTGACCCGCCTGGGGAACGAGTGGTACAAGAAGGGCAAGTACGCGGAGGCGCTCCGCCACTACGAGCGCGCCGTGTCGCTTTGCCCCGAGAGCGCCGCGTGCCGCGGCAACCGAGCCGCGGCGCTCATAGGACTTGGCCGGCTCGCCGACGCGCTCCACGAATGCGAGGAGGCCGTTCGGCTCGACCCTGCCAGCGGCCGCGCCCACAGCCGCCTCGCCGGCGTCTGCCTCCG GTTGGGGATGATTGATAAGGCCCGGAGGAACTTCACCCAGGCAGGTCATCTTCAGCAGTCTGATCCCGCTGAGTGGCAGAAACTGCAGGAGGTGGAGATGCATCTTGGAAGAAGCACTGATGCACGGAAAATTGGAGATTGGAAGAGTGCATTGAGGGAAGCTGATGCTGCCATTGCTGCTGGCGCTGACTCCTCTCAGTTG CTTCTTGCCTTGAGATCAGAAGCACTCCTCCGACTTCACAAGCTGGAGGAGGCCGAGTTGACTCTTGCAAGCTTGCTGAAATTGGATGTTGCATTGCCCTTGTCATTAACAGCAGTGAAACTCTCAGGCATGCTCGCTGAGTCGTATGTACATATTGTCCGAGCCCAAGTTGACATGGCTTTGGGGAG GTTTGAGGCTGCTGTTGCTGCAGCTGAGAAGGCTAGAGATCTTGATCCTGGGAATGCAGAAGTGGGGATGATTCTGAATAATGTGAGGCTAGTTGCTAAAGCCCGAACACAAGGAAACGATCTCTTTAAGGCTGCCAAGTTTTCTGATGCATCTATAGCCTATGGTGAAGGGCTCAAGTATGATCCCTTAAATTCAGTGCTCCACTGCAATCGAGCTGCTTGCTGGTCAAAGCTAGAAAAGTGGGAAAGAGCTGTTGACGACTGCAATGAGGCACTAAGAATACAACCAAATTATACAAAGGCTCTCTTAAGGAGGGCTGCGTCCTACGCTAAG CTTGAGCGTTGGGCTGATTGTGTGCGGGATTATGAGGTGCTTCGGAAAGAGCTTCCTAGTGATAAGGAGGTTGCAGAAGCACTATTCCATGCCCAAATTGCCTTGAAGGCGACTCGTGGTGAGGATGTATCAAATATGAAGTTTGGAGGAGAGGTAGAGATTGTAACCAATGTAGAGCAACTCCGTGCTGCCATAGGTTCTCCGG GGGTATCTGTTGTCTACTTCATGTCGGCAATGAACCAGCAATGcacacgaatcacaccttcggTGAACACTCTCTGCACTGAATGCCCCTCGGTGAATTTTCTGAAG GTAAACGTAGACAGCAGCCC